A window of Mycolicibacterium fluoranthenivorans contains these coding sequences:
- a CDS encoding arylsulfatase — protein MSDEIGAQLIPPVIQGGGVLPFAPVPSASIAGRTLQESTYAQREVPRRLPTDTPNIVIVLIDDAGPGLPTTFGGEVTTATLDRICGEGVTYNRFHTTAMCSPTRASLLTGRNHHEIGNGQIAELANDWDGYAGKIPRSSATVAEVLKQYGYATSAFGKWHNTPAEETTAAGPFENWPTGLGFEYFYGFLAGEASQYEPHLVRNTTVVSPPKTPEEGYHLSEDLADDAIGWLRRHKAFNANKPFFMYWASGCLHGPHHIMKEWADKYAGKFDDGWDAYRERVFERAKAKGWIPQDCELTARDETLTAWEDIPEDEKPFQRRLMEVAAGYAEHVDVQVGRIADELEHLGYGDNTLFLYIWGDNGSSGEGQNGTIAELLAQNGIPTTVRQHIDTLEELGGLDVLGSPLVDNQYHAGWAWAGSTPYKGMKLLASHLGGTRNPLAVRWPAKITADPVPREVFLHCTDVVPTIYELVGIEVPRVVYGEPQMPLAGASFARTLADRAAPGGKRTQYFEVMGSRAIYHDGWLASARGPRLPWVPGLPEGIATWTPDNDRWELYHLDQDWSQANDLADSLPDKLMQMREMFAIEAARNAVLPIGGGLWVPVYHPELRITPPYREWEFAGDMVRMPEFCAPALGNKNNVVVIEADIPEAASGVLYALGAAAGGLTCYLDDGYLCYEYNLFILSRTKIRSAERLPAGRTTISVTTRYAVERPAGPLDITIDVNGESLASGQVPVSAPLLFTANDCLDIGTCLGSPVSLDYRERAPFPFEGHIHRVRVAYT, from the coding sequence TTGTCCGACGAAATCGGCGCCCAGTTGATCCCCCCGGTGATTCAGGGCGGCGGTGTGCTCCCGTTCGCCCCCGTGCCCTCGGCGAGCATCGCAGGCCGCACCCTGCAGGAGTCGACGTACGCGCAACGCGAGGTTCCGCGGCGCCTGCCCACGGACACGCCGAATATCGTCATCGTGCTGATCGATGACGCGGGGCCGGGCCTGCCGACCACGTTCGGCGGTGAGGTCACCACCGCCACGCTCGACCGGATCTGCGGCGAAGGTGTCACCTACAACCGGTTCCATACCACGGCGATGTGCTCGCCGACCCGTGCGTCGCTGCTCACGGGCCGCAATCACCACGAGATCGGCAATGGCCAGATCGCCGAATTGGCCAACGACTGGGACGGCTATGCGGGCAAGATCCCGCGCTCCAGCGCCACCGTGGCCGAAGTCCTCAAACAGTACGGATACGCGACGTCGGCGTTCGGCAAGTGGCACAACACCCCCGCCGAGGAGACCACCGCCGCCGGACCCTTCGAGAATTGGCCCACCGGACTGGGATTCGAGTACTTCTACGGTTTCCTCGCCGGCGAGGCCTCCCAGTACGAGCCGCACCTGGTGCGCAACACCACGGTCGTCTCCCCGCCCAAGACGCCCGAAGAGGGCTATCACCTGTCCGAGGATCTGGCCGATGACGCCATCGGTTGGCTGCGGCGGCACAAGGCGTTCAACGCGAACAAGCCGTTCTTCATGTACTGGGCCAGTGGCTGCCTGCACGGCCCGCACCACATCATGAAGGAGTGGGCCGACAAGTACGCCGGGAAGTTCGATGACGGATGGGATGCCTATCGGGAGCGGGTGTTCGAGCGTGCCAAGGCCAAAGGCTGGATACCGCAGGACTGTGAACTGACCGCACGTGACGAGACGCTCACGGCGTGGGAGGACATCCCCGAGGACGAGAAGCCGTTCCAGCGGCGGCTGATGGAGGTCGCCGCCGGCTACGCCGAACACGTCGACGTCCAGGTGGGGCGTATCGCCGACGAACTCGAGCACCTGGGCTACGGCGACAACACGCTGTTCTTGTACATCTGGGGCGATAACGGATCATCCGGCGAAGGTCAGAACGGCACCATCGCAGAGTTGTTGGCGCAGAACGGTATTCCCACCACGGTGCGCCAGCATATCGATACCCTGGAGGAGCTGGGCGGTCTGGACGTGCTGGGCTCGCCACTGGTGGACAACCAGTATCACGCCGGCTGGGCTTGGGCGGGCAGTACTCCGTACAAGGGCATGAAGCTGCTGGCGTCACATCTGGGCGGCACCCGCAATCCGTTGGCGGTGCGCTGGCCGGCGAAGATCACCGCTGACCCGGTGCCACGCGAGGTGTTCCTGCACTGCACAGATGTGGTACCGACCATCTACGAGCTGGTGGGCATCGAGGTGCCCCGGGTGGTCTACGGCGAACCGCAGATGCCCTTGGCGGGTGCCAGTTTTGCGCGGACCCTGGCTGACCGGGCCGCGCCGGGTGGCAAACGGACCCAGTACTTCGAGGTCATGGGCAGCCGGGCGATCTACCACGACGGGTGGCTCGCGAGCGCCCGCGGGCCACGGCTCCCGTGGGTTCCCGGCCTGCCCGAGGGTATCGCCACCTGGACCCCGGACAACGATCGGTGGGAGCTCTACCACCTCGACCAGGACTGGTCGCAGGCGAACGACCTCGCTGATTCGCTGCCCGACAAACTCATGCAGATGCGTGAGATGTTCGCCATCGAGGCGGCGCGCAATGCGGTGCTGCCCATCGGCGGGGGCCTGTGGGTGCCCGTCTATCACCCGGAGCTGCGGATCACACCCCCGTACCGCGAATGGGAGTTCGCCGGGGATATGGTCCGGATGCCCGAATTCTGCGCTCCCGCACTGGGGAACAAGAACAACGTCGTGGTCATCGAGGCCGATATCCCCGAGGCTGCCAGCGGTGTGCTGTACGCGCTCGGTGCCGCCGCCGGTGGGCTGACCTGCTACCTGGACGACGGCTACCTGTGCTACGAATACAACCTCTTCATCTTGTCGCGCACCAAGATCCGGTCCGCTGAGCGACTGCCGGCGGGGCGTACGACGATCTCCGTCACCACTCGCTACGCCGTCGAACGACCAGCGGGGCCGCTGGACATCACGATCGACGTCAATGGGGAGTCGCTCGCGTCCGGGCAGGTCCCGGTCAGCGCTCCGCTGTTGTTCACCGCCAACGACTGCCTGGACATCGGCACCTGCCTCGGCTCGCCGGTATCGCTCGATTACCGCGAACGGGCGCCGTTCCCGTTCGAAGGTCACATCCACCGCGTGCGGGTCGCCTACACGTAG
- a CDS encoding CsbD family protein: protein MGDSGPEEAVKGIVEDVKGKAKEVIGIVTDRDDLREEGQAQQDKAEAARDVAKKEAEAEAARAAESAAEARQKAAE from the coding sequence ATGGGCGACAGTGGACCCGAAGAGGCCGTGAAGGGCATCGTCGAGGACGTCAAGGGCAAGGCCAAGGAAGTCATCGGCATCGTCACCGACCGGGACGACCTCCGTGAAGAGGGCCAAGCCCAGCAGGACAAGGCGGAGGCCGCGCGCGATGTGGCCAAGAAGGAAGCCGAAGCCGAAGCCGCCCGCGCAGCCGAAAGTGCCGCCGAGGCGCGGCAGAAGGCCGCCGAATAA
- a CDS encoding nitroreductase family protein, translating to METWDAIRARRNVRSYRPDPVSDDDLDRIAEAGWRSPSARNQQHWDFVIVTDRDTLQELSTVWRGAGHIASAPAAIALVVPAPPDERTKLIDQYDLGQATLAMTIAATDLGIGTGHSSVGDQVKAREILGVPEDHLVSYLLGIGYPADRPFRPIVKPDRRPFGEVVHKGHW from the coding sequence GTGGAAACCTGGGATGCGATCAGGGCCCGGCGTAACGTGCGCAGCTATCGCCCCGATCCGGTGTCCGACGATGACCTGGACCGGATCGCCGAAGCGGGTTGGCGCTCGCCGTCGGCGCGCAACCAGCAGCACTGGGATTTCGTCATCGTGACCGACCGGGACACACTGCAGGAACTCTCGACGGTGTGGCGCGGCGCCGGGCATATCGCATCGGCGCCGGCCGCGATTGCCCTGGTCGTGCCGGCGCCGCCGGATGAGCGCACCAAACTCATCGATCAGTACGACCTCGGCCAGGCAACCTTGGCGATGACCATCGCCGCCACCGATCTCGGTATCGGTACCGGCCACTCGTCGGTGGGCGATCAGGTCAAGGCTCGCGAGATCCTGGGCGTACCCGAAGACCACCTGGTGTCCTATCTGCTCGGGATCGGATACCCGGCCGACCGGCCGTTCCGGCCCATCGTCAAGCCCGATCGCCGGCCCTTCGGCGAGGTCGTGCACAAGGGGCACTGGTGA
- a CDS encoding TIGR03618 family F420-dependent PPOX class oxidoreductase has product MPTLTEAAALAAADQGLAVVSTLRADATIQSSLINAGVLPHPATGAPVLAFVTYGPVKLANLRERPQIAVTFRSGWQWATVEGRAELAGPADPQPWLTDPDRLRVLLRDIFAAAGGTHDDWDTYDRVMREQGRTAVLIDPVRVYSNG; this is encoded by the coding sequence ATGCCGACTTTGACGGAGGCGGCCGCGCTGGCCGCCGCGGATCAAGGCCTCGCGGTGGTGTCCACCCTGCGCGCCGACGCCACGATTCAGTCCTCGCTGATCAACGCGGGAGTGCTCCCCCATCCCGCCACCGGGGCGCCGGTGTTGGCGTTCGTCACCTACGGCCCGGTGAAGCTGGCCAATCTGCGCGAGCGGCCACAGATCGCGGTGACTTTCCGGTCCGGTTGGCAGTGGGCCACCGTCGAGGGCCGCGCCGAACTGGCCGGCCCGGCCGATCCGCAACCGTGGTTGACGGATCCCGACCGGTTACGCGTGCTACTGCGCGACATCTTCGCCGCGGCCGGCGGCACCCACGACGACTGGGACACCTACGACCGGGTGATGCGGGAGCAGGGCCGCACCGCGGTGCTCATCGATCCGGTCCGGGTCTACAGCAACGGCTGA
- a CDS encoding STAS domain-containing protein: MRTASTARQLPVPGGSLATFSTCWLQTSTPAVTVHGELDAATCPEFIRYASALLPRCAHLILDLSAVQFFGTAGFSAVHTIGARADAQGVSWALIPSREVTRLLRICDPDPVLPVHGNVAAALDCVQRGAARFPRLVSAGD; this comes from the coding sequence ATGAGAACCGCATCCACCGCCCGGCAGCTTCCCGTCCCAGGGGGCAGTCTCGCCACCTTCTCCACCTGCTGGCTGCAGACGTCAACCCCGGCGGTGACCGTGCACGGCGAGCTCGACGCGGCCACCTGTCCCGAGTTCATCCGCTACGCATCGGCACTGCTGCCCCGCTGCGCTCACCTGATCCTGGATCTGAGCGCTGTTCAGTTCTTCGGCACCGCCGGGTTCTCCGCCGTGCACACCATCGGCGCGCGCGCTGATGCACAGGGTGTGAGCTGGGCCCTGATCCCGAGCCGGGAGGTCACCCGGCTACTGCGGATCTGCGACCCGGACCCGGTCCTGCCGGTCCACGGAAACGTGGCCGCCGCGCTGGACTGCGTGCAGCGCGGCGCAGCGCGCTTTCCACGGCTGGTCAGTGCCGGGGACTAA
- a CDS encoding TetR/AcrR family transcriptional regulator has protein sequence MSQSARRRNQRGHGALLRDEILAAATRVIDAAQTEAEVSLRGIAREAGIAAPSVYAHFADRDEVLMAVAEASWRQVCDEITELSAPGATPRDKLILGCQTYVSFAQRFPLRYALMTQSADIPPAARQALETVTRGLLACRSRAPQSPPSKTAHRIAASLSVALHGVAMLHRSDSPNLWLSDFSTDEIIRSLVDAAILRLEHPRSAARV, from the coding sequence ATGTCCCAGTCTGCTCGCCGGCGCAACCAGCGCGGCCACGGCGCACTGCTGCGCGACGAGATTCTGGCCGCCGCGACCCGCGTCATCGACGCCGCGCAGACCGAAGCGGAAGTCTCCCTGCGCGGGATCGCCCGCGAAGCGGGCATCGCGGCCCCGTCGGTCTACGCCCATTTCGCCGACCGCGACGAGGTGCTGATGGCAGTGGCCGAGGCCAGCTGGCGCCAGGTCTGCGACGAGATCACCGAGCTGAGCGCACCGGGCGCAACCCCGCGAGACAAACTCATACTCGGTTGCCAGACGTACGTGTCCTTCGCGCAGCGGTTTCCGCTGCGCTATGCGCTGATGACCCAGTCGGCCGATATTCCGCCGGCCGCGCGCCAGGCCCTCGAGACGGTGACCCGCGGGTTGCTCGCCTGTCGCAGCCGAGCGCCGCAGTCACCACCGAGCAAGACTGCGCACCGGATTGCGGCCTCACTGTCGGTGGCCCTGCATGGAGTGGCCATGCTGCACCGAAGCGACTCGCCGAATCTGTGGCTCAGCGATTTCAGCACCGACGAGATCATCCGGAGCCTCGTCGACGCCGCCATCCTGCGGCTGGAGCATCCGCGCAGCGCAGCGCGAGTGTGA
- a CDS encoding PAS and ANTAR domain-containing protein, whose product MVEGQDGGSDASPVEQALAGGIPQRVGWYRFHFADERWEWSAEVEGIHGYEPGTVSPTTELILQHKHPDDYDDVATTLHDIRRTHKPFSARHRIITVQDTIREVVVIGEQLRDDTGDVVGTHGYYIDVTPTRDALISDAVAEIADNRAVIEQVKGILRVVYRIEPEVAFDVLRWRSQETNVKLRALAEQLMADFVTIGGGERLPPREVFDHLLMTAHQRIRAPGAGVGP is encoded by the coding sequence GTGGTGGAGGGACAAGACGGCGGATCCGACGCCTCGCCGGTCGAGCAGGCGCTGGCCGGTGGCATTCCGCAGCGGGTGGGCTGGTATCGCTTCCACTTCGCCGATGAGCGGTGGGAATGGTCCGCTGAGGTGGAGGGCATCCATGGCTATGAGCCGGGAACGGTCAGCCCGACCACCGAGTTGATACTGCAGCACAAGCACCCCGACGACTACGACGACGTGGCCACCACGCTGCACGACATCCGGCGCACGCACAAGCCGTTCAGCGCCCGGCACCGGATCATCACCGTGCAGGACACCATCCGTGAGGTGGTGGTCATCGGTGAACAGCTGCGGGACGACACCGGGGACGTGGTCGGCACACACGGCTACTACATCGATGTCACCCCCACCCGCGACGCCCTGATCAGCGACGCGGTGGCCGAGATCGCCGACAACCGGGCCGTGATCGAGCAGGTGAAGGGCATTCTGCGGGTGGTCTACCGGATCGAGCCCGAGGTGGCGTTCGATGTGCTCAGGTGGCGCTCGCAGGAGACGAATGTGAAGCTGCGCGCGCTCGCCGAGCAACTCATGGCCGACTTCGTGACCATCGGCGGCGGTGAACGGCTGCCACCGAGAGAGGTGTTCGACCACCTCTTGATGACGGCACATCAGCGCATCCGGGCGCCTGGCGCCGGAGTCGGACCTTAG
- a CDS encoding zinc-binding metallopeptidase family protein, producing the protein MRDFTCPNCGQRLSFENSVCLSCDSRLGFALDQMAFLVIAEDELAEQAGSVADTEYHLCANLHLAECNWLVPVAPVRQLCQSCALTRTRPHDADTKALAAFALAEKAKRRMIVELRELGLPIVGRDADPEYGLAFDLLSSDQEKVFTGHENGVITLDLAEGDDVHREQLRIAMEEPYRTLLGHFRHEVGHYYFYRLIAPVQEYAQQFEQLFGDPDEDYQQALDRHYNDGPPADWQQDFVSSYATMHPAEDWAETFAHYLHIRDTLDTAAAFGFAPAGATYDRRVLGPSGFGTITDMWLPLAWGLNMVNRSMGKEDLYPFVLTPTVLDKMQFIHTVIDASTAAA; encoded by the coding sequence ATGCGGGATTTCACCTGTCCGAATTGCGGGCAGCGGCTGTCGTTCGAGAACTCGGTGTGCCTGAGCTGTGACAGCAGGCTGGGTTTCGCGCTGGATCAGATGGCCTTCCTGGTGATTGCGGAGGATGAACTGGCCGAGCAGGCCGGTTCGGTCGCCGACACCGAGTACCATCTGTGCGCCAATCTTCATCTCGCCGAATGTAATTGGCTGGTCCCCGTTGCCCCGGTGCGTCAGTTGTGCCAGTCGTGCGCATTGACCCGGACTCGTCCCCACGACGCCGACACCAAGGCGCTGGCCGCGTTCGCGCTGGCCGAGAAGGCGAAGCGCCGGATGATCGTCGAGCTACGCGAACTGGGGTTGCCGATAGTCGGCCGCGATGCCGATCCGGAGTACGGGCTGGCGTTCGACCTGCTGTCCAGCGACCAGGAGAAGGTGTTCACCGGTCACGAGAACGGGGTGATCACCCTCGATCTGGCCGAGGGCGACGACGTGCACCGGGAGCAGTTGCGCATCGCGATGGAAGAGCCCTACCGCACCCTGCTCGGCCATTTCCGGCACGAGGTGGGGCACTACTACTTCTACCGGCTGATCGCACCTGTCCAGGAGTATGCGCAGCAGTTCGAGCAGCTCTTCGGCGACCCGGATGAGGACTACCAGCAGGCCCTGGATCGCCACTACAACGACGGTCCGCCCGCCGACTGGCAGCAGGACTTCGTGTCGTCGTACGCCACCATGCATCCTGCCGAGGACTGGGCCGAGACGTTTGCCCACTACCTGCACATCCGGGACACGCTGGATACGGCCGCGGCGTTCGGTTTCGCTCCGGCCGGGGCGACCTATGACCGGCGCGTGCTCGGACCCAGCGGGTTCGGCACCATCACCGATATGTGGTTGCCGTTGGCCTGGGGACTCAACATGGTGAACCGATCGATGGGCAAGGAGGACCTCTACCCGTTCGTGCTCACGCCCACGGTGCTGGACAAGATGCAGTTCATCCACACCGTCATCGACGCGAGCACCGCCGCCGCGTGA
- a CDS encoding NAD(P)-dependent oxidoreductase has protein sequence MSTCKVLVPDEIGVKVLGESPHLETVRYQPGAPWPEAGLDAAVVVVGYENAPAVGARFVDLPNLRLVQTLNAGYEQWVPLLPDSVMLSNGRGAHGGSSAEWVVAALLAIFRDLREFGDRQDAGLWRPQVTETLIGKRVVILGAGDLATNLASRLAPFEAEVTMVGRRPRPGVHIIDDLDDLLPDADVVVAMLPADKSTYRLVDAQFLGKLRDGAVVVNAGRGGAVHTDALLAELNAGRLRAALDVTDPEPLPSGHPLWKAPGLLLTPHVAGSTEGAWERAWVVARTQIDIYAEGGTPPNVVT, from the coding sequence GTGAGCACGTGCAAGGTCCTGGTCCCGGACGAGATCGGCGTCAAGGTACTCGGCGAATCACCGCATCTTGAGACCGTCCGGTATCAGCCCGGCGCTCCGTGGCCGGAGGCGGGACTGGATGCCGCGGTGGTCGTCGTCGGATACGAGAATGCCCCGGCGGTCGGGGCCCGATTCGTCGACCTGCCCAACCTTCGCCTGGTGCAGACGCTCAACGCCGGCTATGAGCAGTGGGTACCGCTGCTGCCCGACAGTGTCATGTTGTCCAATGGGCGAGGGGCGCACGGGGGTTCGTCGGCCGAATGGGTGGTGGCCGCGCTGCTGGCCATCTTCCGGGATCTGCGCGAGTTCGGCGATCGACAGGACGCCGGGCTCTGGCGGCCTCAGGTCACCGAGACGCTGATCGGTAAACGGGTCGTCATCCTGGGCGCAGGCGATCTCGCGACCAATCTCGCGTCCCGCTTGGCGCCGTTCGAGGCCGAGGTCACCATGGTCGGCCGTCGACCGCGTCCCGGGGTGCACATCATCGACGACCTCGACGATCTGCTCCCGGATGCCGATGTCGTGGTGGCCATGCTGCCCGCCGACAAGTCGACCTACCGCCTGGTCGACGCGCAATTCCTCGGCAAACTGCGAGACGGCGCGGTGGTGGTGAACGCGGGCCGCGGCGGGGCGGTACACACCGACGCGCTTCTGGCCGAACTCAACGCGGGGCGGTTGCGCGCCGCCCTGGACGTCACCGATCCCGAACCGTTGCCCTCGGGGCATCCCTTGTGGAAGGCACCGGGTCTGCTGCTGACACCGCATGTGGCGGGCAGTACCGAGGGTGCGTGGGAACGGGCCTGGGTCGTCGCTCGCACTCAGATCGACATCTATGCCGAGGGCGGCACCCCGCCCAATGTGGTGACATGA
- a CDS encoding SDR family oxidoreductase, translated as MHDSRIALVTGASRGIGAEVARQLAEPDTHVIVNYREKVKRAQTVADDIRALGGRASTLGADISDETAVAAMIAEIGERFGRLDMLVLNASGGLEQGADSGYAMRLNRDAQRRLVELALPLMPTGARIVFVTSHQAHFYPHKAVPKGYAPIALSKRAGETALHGMKHEFDRRGIHFTVVSGDMIDGTIIIRLLQRRDPDAVDARRSFAPLPTVEEFASAIAGAARSPYHPGIVYVGGSDYLVDRSA; from the coding sequence ATGCACGACAGCCGGATCGCCTTGGTCACCGGAGCGTCCCGCGGCATCGGCGCCGAAGTCGCCCGCCAGCTGGCCGAGCCGGACACCCACGTCATCGTCAACTACCGCGAGAAGGTCAAACGGGCGCAGACCGTCGCCGACGATATCCGCGCCCTCGGCGGCCGGGCCTCGACACTGGGCGCCGACATCTCCGACGAGACGGCCGTGGCCGCCATGATCGCCGAGATCGGCGAACGTTTCGGCCGGCTCGACATGCTGGTGCTCAACGCCTCGGGCGGCCTGGAGCAGGGCGCGGACTCCGGTTACGCCATGCGGCTGAATCGCGATGCACAGCGGCGACTGGTCGAGCTGGCGCTCCCTCTCATGCCGACCGGTGCCCGTATCGTCTTCGTCACCAGCCATCAGGCGCACTTCTACCCGCACAAGGCCGTGCCCAAGGGTTACGCCCCGATCGCCTTGAGCAAGCGCGCCGGGGAGACCGCCCTGCACGGGATGAAGCACGAATTCGACCGGCGCGGAATCCATTTCACTGTGGTGTCCGGTGACATGATCGACGGGACCATCATCATCCGGCTGTTGCAGCGTCGCGACCCCGATGCCGTCGATGCTCGCCGCTCCTTCGCCCCACTGCCGACCGTCGAGGAGTTCGCCTCCGCCATCGCCGGTGCGGCACGCTCGCCCTACCACCCGGGCATCGTCTACGTCGGCGGCTCCGACTACCTGGTCGACCGGTCGGCTTAG
- a CDS encoding tautomerase family protein → MPSSLVEVRRQYTVAEEIAIIDAVHDALVAAFRIPLADKHVRLVVHAPHRFAHSPELADPQRYTLVTIDCFAGRSVQAKRGLFGEIVSRLGGLGIPADHVTIVLRESALQNWGIRGGQAACDVDLGFEVTV, encoded by the coding sequence GTGCCCAGCTCACTGGTCGAAGTCCGCAGGCAGTACACCGTGGCGGAGGAGATCGCCATCATCGACGCCGTCCATGACGCCCTGGTGGCGGCATTCCGGATTCCGTTGGCGGACAAACATGTACGGCTGGTGGTGCACGCGCCGCACAGATTCGCCCACTCGCCGGAGCTGGCCGATCCGCAGCGCTACACCCTGGTCACGATCGACTGTTTCGCCGGGAGATCGGTCCAGGCCAAGCGGGGGTTGTTCGGCGAGATCGTCAGTCGACTGGGCGGCCTGGGTATCCCGGCCGACCATGTGACGATCGTGCTGCGCGAGAGTGCCCTGCAGAACTGGGGGATCCGCGGCGGTCAGGCGGCCTGCGATGTCGACCTCGGGTTCGAGGTGACCGTCTAA
- the glgX gene encoding glycogen debranching protein GlgX codes for MTHTDAVEIWPGKAYPLGATYDGYGTNFSIFSEVAERVELCLFDADGTETRVVLPEVDAFVWHGMIPNVEPGQRYGYRIHGPYDPANGQRCNPNKLLLDPYAKAIDGQFHWDQSLFGYNFGDPDSRNDDDSAASMPKSVVINPFFDWGSDRSPEHEYADSVIYEAHVKGLTQTHPDVPAQLRGTYAGVAHPAIIDHLKSIGVTAVELMPVHHFANDSTLIDKGLSNYWGYNTIGFFAPDAKYSANPNPGGQVQEFKAMVRALHEADIEVILDVVYNHTAEGNHLGPTLSFRGIDNAAYYQIVDDDNRYYMDYTGTGNSFNVRHPHSLQLIMDSLRYWVTEMRVDGFRFDLASTLAREFYDVDRLATFFELVQQDPTVSQVKLIAEPWDVGPGGYQVGNFPPQWTEWNGKYRDTVRDFWRGEPSTLDEFASRLTGSADLYEHTGRRPVASINFVVAHDGFTLRDLVSYNEKHNEANGEDNNDGESHNRSWNCGAEGPTDDIAINELRGRQQRNLLATLLLSQGVPMICHGDELGRTQQGNNNVYCQDNELSWVDWANADEELIAFTRQVAALRTEHPVFRRRRFFNGRPVRQRASAGVPDISWFRPDGYEMGDDDWESGFGKSVAVFINGNGIPDRDPRGRRITDDSFLLCFNAHHEPIEYLVPPAVYAARWEPVLYTADSVQVDGAKAIDAGQPLVVDARSTLVLRAVPSPS; via the coding sequence ATGACGCACACCGATGCTGTAGAAATCTGGCCGGGCAAAGCGTATCCATTGGGCGCCACCTATGACGGCTACGGCACCAACTTCTCGATCTTCTCCGAGGTCGCCGAGCGGGTCGAGTTGTGTCTGTTCGATGCCGACGGCACCGAGACGCGGGTGGTGTTGCCCGAGGTCGACGCCTTCGTCTGGCACGGCATGATCCCCAATGTCGAGCCCGGTCAGCGCTACGGTTACCGCATCCACGGGCCGTACGACCCGGCCAATGGTCAGCGCTGCAATCCCAACAAGCTGTTGCTCGACCCGTACGCCAAGGCGATCGACGGCCAATTCCATTGGGACCAGTCATTGTTCGGCTACAACTTCGGCGATCCCGACAGTCGCAACGACGATGACTCCGCGGCCAGCATGCCGAAGTCCGTGGTGATCAACCCCTTCTTCGACTGGGGTTCGGACCGTTCACCGGAGCACGAGTATGCCGACTCCGTCATCTACGAAGCGCACGTCAAAGGCTTGACACAGACCCATCCCGACGTGCCGGCGCAACTGCGAGGCACCTACGCCGGCGTCGCGCACCCGGCCATCATCGACCACCTGAAGTCCATCGGTGTGACCGCCGTCGAACTGATGCCGGTGCACCACTTCGCGAATGACTCGACGTTGATCGACAAGGGACTGTCGAACTACTGGGGGTACAACACCATCGGGTTCTTCGCCCCGGACGCGAAATACAGCGCGAACCCGAATCCCGGTGGCCAGGTGCAGGAGTTCAAGGCCATGGTCCGGGCCCTGCACGAAGCCGATATCGAGGTCATCCTCGATGTCGTCTACAACCACACCGCCGAGGGCAACCATCTGGGGCCCACGCTCAGCTTCCGTGGTATCGACAATGCCGCCTACTACCAGATCGTCGACGACGACAACCGGTACTACATGGACTACACCGGCACCGGAAACAGCTTCAATGTCCGCCATCCGCACTCGCTGCAGTTGATCATGGACTCGCTGCGGTACTGGGTCACCGAGATGCGGGTGGACGGGTTCCGATTCGATCTGGCTTCCACGCTTGCCAGGGAGTTCTATGACGTCGACCGCCTCGCCACGTTCTTCGAACTGGTGCAGCAGGATCCGACGGTGAGCCAGGTCAAGCTCATCGCGGAGCCGTGGGACGTCGGGCCGGGCGGCTATCAGGTGGGCAACTTCCCGCCGCAGTGGACCGAATGGAACGGGAAGTACCGCGATACGGTCCGCGACTTCTGGCGCGGCGAGCCGTCCACCCTCGACGAGTTCGCCTCCCGGCTGACCGGGTCCGCGGATCTGTACGAGCACACCGGCAGGCGGCCGGTCGCCTCCATTAATTTCGTCGTTGCGCACGACGGATTCACGCTGCGAGACCTGGTGTCCTACAACGAGAAGCACAACGAGGCCAACGGCGAGGACAACAACGACGGCGAGAGCCACAACAGGTCGTGGAACTGCGGCGCCGAAGGCCCGACCGACGATATCGCGATCAACGAATTGCGCGGTCGCCAGCAGCGCAATCTGTTGGCGACATTGCTGCTGTCCCAGGGGGTACCCATGATCTGTCACGGCGACGAACTGGGCCGCACCCAACAGGGCAACAACAACGTCTACTGCCAGGACAACGAGTTGTCCTGGGTCGATTGGGCGAACGCCGACGAGGAGTTGATCGCGTTCACCCGGCAGGTGGCCGCGCTGCGCACCGAGCATCCGGTGTTCCGCCGGCGCCGGTTCTTCAACGGGCGGCCCGTGCGGCAGCGCGCCAGCGCCGGAGTGCCCGACATCTCCTGGTTCCGACCCGACGGGTACGAGATGGGTGATGACGACTGGGAAAGCGGTTTCGGCAAGTCTGTCGCGGTCTTCATCAACGGCAACGGGATCCCTGATCGGGACCCGCGCGGTCGACGCATCACCGACGATTCGTTCCTGTTGTGCTTCAACGCGCATCACGAGCCCATCGAGTATCTGGTCCCCCCGGCGGTATATGCCGCCCGCTGGGAGCCGGTGCTCTACACCGCGGATTCGGTTCAGGTGGACGGCGCCAAGGCGATCGACGCCGGGCAGCCCCTGGTCGTCGATGCCCGTTCCACCCTCGTGTTGCGGGCCGTGCCGTCCCCGTCGTGA